The genomic window GCAGTCGCCTGCGAAGTGGCGTGCACCGGATACGTCACATCCCGCTGAGGCTCACCCTGCAAGCGAATTTCCGGAATTTATACGTTCCAAATCTTGGCAGGGTCTGCCGGAATAGAGTCTCCGACACAAAGTACTTACGGTATCCGCAAAAATGGTCACGGAACCGCCTCTTTCGGGACTAAAAGAGGCCACTGCGAAGAGCGGCTCACTGGGATGCCagctgctgatggtgctgaCTGCATCCGAGTCCAAGAACTCGATTTTCGTGTCAAAGTAGAGAGTCATCACGCCGGTTTTCCACCTTTAGTGGATGCACTTTTTCGGCAGGAGCCAAAACAgaataaaaatgtgttttgGTAGCAACGGTTGTCATGGTTGCTCATTAGTAATGCATCATGTAAAATCCCCCTTTTTCCCGGTGTTTTAAGAATACAAAGAAgttcaaatatataaaatagtttaatttcACCATTAATTCACTTACCGACAAATAACTCCTTGCCTTATGAGTTATTAACTTATCAAGCACCACTTGATCGCACCACTTGATCGCACGACTTGTCCAGGAgtataaataaaccaaaaaatttTATAGAATTAAATCTGGTACTTCCCATAAATACGGTTCTCTAAAAACAGAAAGGTCTTACATTCAAAACATAACGGGTTTTGTTAAATCTGAAGTCTGCAGGGTGATTCCGGCGCCTAAGAAAGAAGatgttaaataatttcaaaataagtaaaaaaaaaacaataattacttCATAGATCGATCAAATTACATTACTCATTCATTACGTCATTTAGTAATCAATTGATAAGGTTGTGCTTCTCTCCTACACATATGACCGACTTTGGTAATGACTTTGCGACTTCGCCAAATACAGATAGCATAACAGCATAATACAGATAGATAGCACGTAAAAAACAATAGCATACGATTGTATAAATAAACACCAAGTTTCTAGTTGCTTTCCACATACTTTAGCTAGTTTGAAACTAGCCGAATTGCCATCGCTGGAGCTTACCCACACACTTATACGTCGCGTACTCGCACCGTTAACATGCAATACTCGTGCAATCGAATGAAATCAccggcaaacaaaacaatgaaACCAGAAGGTTCGCCACTACTGCGCCTCATTTGCAGTGCGAACTCCGAAAATGGCTGATCGTCAGTGTGCTGGAAACATTCTCCGTATCGCCGGGGCCGTAATCCTGCCCAATCTGGGCGGAATTTACAACGGGCGTCTGACCAGGCAGCACCTCCAGACCTGGTACGCCAACCTGAAGTTCCCGTCCTTTAAGCCGCCCAACGCCGTGTTTGCTCCGATGTGGGTCTCCCTGTACGCCGGAATGGGCTACGGCTCCTACCTGGTGTGGCGGGATGGCGGAGGATTCGCTGGCGAGGCGGCCAAACTGCCCCTGATCGCGTATGGCACCCAGTTGGCCTTGAACTGGGCGTGGACTCCCATCTTCTTCGGGCAGCACAACATCAAGGGCGTGAGTACTGCTGATATCACCGAACCTGGGTGTTATGTCTAATCCACTTCATCCGCCAGGGCCTTATTGACATAGTCGCGCTGACGGCAGCCGCGTCCGCCTGCGGTGTATTATTCTACCGTGTGAACAAGACCGCTGGTTTGCTCTTTGTACCCTACGTAGCCTGGCTGGGATTCGCGACTGCTCTGAATTACGCCATCTGGAAGCTGAACCCAGAGAAGGAGAAGGCGCCCAAGGATGAGGAGAAGCCCTCGAGCAGCCACGCTAAGTCTAGTTAGGCCCAGGATGGGCGTAAATCGAGTAGTTTTGGATTTTGGTCGCGCAATTTGCAGAGCTTTACGACCTATCAAACCAGGGCTGGGCTTGTTGAAAAAGATATCGATAAGCAGGGCCTTAGTGGCGGTAAATTCAAAGTATAAAAAGTTGTCAATGTTGTCGCATGTTCAAAAATTCGCTATCATATGTTATTATATGTTAAATTAAACAATCGTATTATTCAAAtcataattttattcaaaaatgtaaaggccacaaattataaaacaacTGTTAGTACCCGGGTTCATAAGACACTACCGAAGGCAAAAATGGGTTCTGAAAATGCGCGTGAGTTTGAAATGCAAGGGAGCCGATTAAAAAAGAGATTAAAGAAGGATCAGTTATTACCCCCAGAAGCGGGAGCGGGATTGGGGGGAGTTCCAGCCTTCGGGGAGGTGGCTTTTGGAGAGGCGGTCGATTTCGGGGAGGGTGTGGCTTTCGGGGCGTTCGCCGCTGGCTTCTGTTGCCCTCCAGTTGGTCCCGTTTGCTTTGGAGGAGAGGCTTTGTTTGCTGCTTTGCCCTGTTGCTGTGGATTTGCCTGATTTGCGGGTGCCTTTGGAGGAGCAGCACCGGGTTTTGGAGTAGCCTGTGCTGGCTTTGGAGCAACTGCTGgcttggcattggcattggggTTCGGCTGTTTAGGCACGGCCTTGTTTCCTCCTGGTCCAGCTGATCCCCCTGCTCCTCCTGGTGGCTGCTTGTGCGCCTGCTGTGGCTTGTTGgctggttgttgctgttttggCTTCGGTCCTGCCTCCTGCTTCTTGACGCTCGCTTGGGGAGCCGCCGCCTGTTTCTGAGGCGGAGTAGCTGCAGCGGGCGATGGAGGAGTCACCGTGGCGGGAGATGGTGGGGTCACTGCCGCTGCAGATGGTGGCACGGATGTGGGAGTCGTTGGCGGCGTGGAGGGAGCCAAAGGAGATGGCGCCTCAACAGGAGTGGCAGGCGCCAACGGAATTGGGGCCGTCACTGGTttagtgggtggtggtgatTCCTTCTTGGCTGCAGCCTTAGGATCTTCAATTGCCTTTGGCGCATCCACTGGCTTTTCTGAAGGGAGTGCAGCTGGACCTTGAGGTTGTGGAGGTGCCTGAGAAACGTTGCTGACTTCAGGTGCTGGCGTTTTGATAACTTCTGCAACTGGAACTTTAGCGACTTCTGCTGGTGGTGCATCCTGTTtagctggtggtggtggagtcTTTTGTTGTGGCGGTGAATCCTGTTTGGTAACACCCTTTGGTGGAGAATCCTGTTTGGTAACACCCTTTGGTGGTGAATCCTGCTTGGGAACACCCTTTGGTGGGGAGTCTTGCTTGGGAGCACTCTTAGGCGCTGAATCCTGTTTGGGAGCACTCTGTGGTGGTGATTCCAGTTTGGGAGCACTCTGCGGTGGTGATTCCTGTTTGGGAGCACTCTGTGGTGGTGATTCCTGTTTTGGAGCATTCTTGGGTGGAGTACCCTGCTTGGGAGCGGCCTTTGGAGGTGAATCCTGTTTGAGAGCACTCTTGGGTGGCTCAGCAGTGGTGACTGGTGATGATGCAGTTGTAGTAATTGCTGCCTCCACCTTGGCTGGAGAAGACGAATCCTTTTTCTGTTGCTCAGCTTTGGGAGCGGCAGCTGCTTCATTGGCTGGTTTCTCTGCAGGACTTCCCTGCTTTGCGGGCTCGGAAGCCACAATCTGGGCGAGAGTCTGGACAGCAGGAGGAGTGGGCGCCTTTCCCGAAGTCTGGGCAGGACCGGTCTTCTGGGGTTCTGGTGTTGCAACTGCTGGTTTAGCTGCACTTCCTTCTGCAGTATGTTTTTGTAGCTGGGTGTTCACATCTACTTGTTTCTGATTTGGTTTTGGCTGTTCCACCTTGGGCTCTTTGGTTTTGGACTGATCAATGGGTTTCGCCTTTTCCACCTGCTTCTCTGCCGATTTAGGTTCTACTTTCTGGTCACTGGGTTTGGCCTCAGCGGACTTGGGCTGCTCCGCCTTTTGAATCGCAGCGTTGGCTTCGATCTTCTGGTCAACAGCAAGCACTTGATCCTTTTTCGGCTCTACTGCGGGCTTTGGAAGATTCTGCTTTGGAGCTTCTGCAGCTTGTGTCATTTCCTTGTTGGTCTGGGGGGCAGGCTGACCCTTGG from Drosophila yakuba strain Tai18E2 chromosome 2L, Prin_Dyak_Tai18E2_2.1, whole genome shotgun sequence includes these protein-coding regions:
- the LOC6526321 gene encoding translocator protein, which gives rise to MADRQCAGNILRIAGAVILPNLGGIYNGRLTRQHLQTWYANLKFPSFKPPNAVFAPMWVSLYAGMGYGSYLVWRDGGGFAGEAAKLPLIAYGTQLALNWAWTPIFFGQHNIKGGLIDIVALTAAASACGVLFYRVNKTAGLLFVPYVAWLGFATALNYAIWKLNPEKEKAPKDEEKPSSSHAKSS
- the LOC6526322 gene encoding pollen-specific leucine-rich repeat extensin-like protein 1 gives rise to the protein MNVEKLKRLQAQVRIGGKGTPRRKKKVMHQTAATDDKKLQSSLKKLSVSTIPGIEEVNIIKDDLTVIHFNNPKAQASLSANTFAVTGHGETRKVVEMLPDILPQLGQETVVQLRMYANAMNNQKGAPGSGEGPVPAEEDDDVPLLVGDFDEVAKVEATKQPVQDPKEAVQSKPKDKPQQQPKKDQKQTPKVQESTKPSEIPKEKQENKKGQAKNNKKGDQQGNKDKPNKGKDQPKGQPAPQTNKEMTQAAEAPKQNLPKPAVEPKKDQVLAVDQKIEANAAIQKAEQPKSAEAKPSDQKVEPKSAEKQVEKAKPIDQSKTKEPKVEQPKPNQKQVDVNTQLQKHTAEGSAAKPAVATPEPQKTGPAQTSGKAPTPPAVQTLAQIVASEPAKQGSPAEKPANEAAAAPKAEQQKKDSSSPAKVEAAITTTASSPVTTAEPPKSALKQDSPPKAAPKQGTPPKNAPKQESPPQSAPKQESPPQSAPKLESPPQSAPKQDSAPKSAPKQDSPPKGVPKQDSPPKGVTKQDSPPKGVTKQDSPPQQKTPPPPAKQDAPPAEVAKVPVAEVIKTPAPEVSNVSQAPPQPQGPAALPSEKPVDAPKAIEDPKAAAKKESPPPTKPVTAPIPLAPATPVEAPSPLAPSTPPTTPTSVPPSAAAVTPPSPATVTPPSPAAATPPQKQAAAPQASVKKQEAGPKPKQQQPANKPQQAHKQPPGGAGGSAGPGGNKAVPKQPNPNANAKPAVAPKPAQATPKPGAAPPKAPANQANPQQQGKAANKASPPKQTGPTGGQQKPAANAPKATPSPKSTASPKATSPKAGTPPNPAPASGGNN